The Flavobacterium faecale genome has a segment encoding these proteins:
- a CDS encoding DEAD/DEAH box helicase, whose amino-acid sequence MLFEDLSLSKSIQKAVYELGYTTPTPIQEQSIPLVLAGKDVIGCAQTGTGKTAAFAIPIIHQLHRIVGSSKKAKQIRALVVTPTRELAVQIGQSFDTYAKYTNLTQLTIFGGVSQNPQVDALKNGIDILIATPGRLLDLHKQGFIDLDHLHTLVLDEADQMLDMGFVNDVKKIVKLTPNNRQTLFFSATMPIAIRELAEMFLTEPQTITVSPVSSTAENVEQRVYFVEKGEKRNLLYQLIRDEKLTDVLVFSRTKHGADNVVKALRKNNIPAEAIHGDKSQNARQRVLEAFKNKEVGVLVATDIAARGIDIDQLPVVINFDLPNIPETYVHRIGRTGRAGNGGIAISFCSKDEHGYWKDIQKLIKVDVKTVSDHPYPWHSGNPETAPGGSTKPKNSNRGKEGHKSRKSTASKQNKKRWY is encoded by the coding sequence ATGTTATTCGAAGATTTATCACTTTCAAAAAGTATCCAAAAAGCCGTTTACGAACTCGGTTATACCACTCCTACTCCAATTCAAGAACAATCTATTCCGCTTGTATTAGCAGGTAAAGATGTAATTGGTTGCGCTCAAACAGGAACAGGAAAAACAGCTGCATTTGCGATACCTATTATACACCAACTACATCGTATTGTTGGTTCAAGCAAAAAAGCCAAACAAATTCGCGCCTTGGTGGTAACACCAACTAGAGAATTGGCTGTACAAATTGGTCAAAGTTTTGATACCTATGCCAAATATACCAATCTTACACAGTTAACTATTTTTGGAGGAGTTTCTCAAAATCCACAAGTAGATGCTTTGAAAAACGGTATCGATATATTGATTGCAACTCCAGGACGTTTACTCGATTTGCACAAGCAAGGATTTATAGATCTTGATCACCTGCATACTTTAGTACTTGATGAAGCAGATCAAATGCTGGACATGGGCTTTGTAAATGATGTTAAGAAAATTGTGAAGCTAACACCCAACAATCGTCAAACTTTATTTTTCTCTGCGACAATGCCAATAGCCATTAGAGAATTGGCTGAAATGTTTTTGACAGAACCTCAAACTATAACGGTATCACCCGTTTCTTCGACAGCAGAGAATGTAGAACAACGCGTGTATTTTGTAGAAAAAGGTGAAAAGAGAAATCTTTTGTACCAATTAATTCGAGATGAAAAACTAACTGACGTTTTGGTATTTTCAAGGACCAAGCATGGTGCAGATAATGTTGTAAAAGCATTACGGAAAAACAACATTCCGGCAGAGGCTATCCATGGTGATAAATCTCAAAATGCGAGACAAAGAGTACTTGAGGCTTTTAAAAACAAAGAAGTTGGTGTACTAGTAGCCACAGATATCGCTGCACGTGGTATCGATATCGATCAATTACCAGTTGTTATTAATTTTGATTTACCTAATATTCCTGAAACCTATGTGCACCGTATTGGCCGTACAGGTCGTGCAGGAAATGGCGGAATTGCTATTTCTTTTTGTAGTAAAGACGAGCATGGTTATTGGAAAGACATTCAGAAATTGATAAAGGTTGATGTTAAAACAGTTAGCGATCACCCTTATCCTTGGCATTCTGGAAATCCAGAGACTGCACCAGGAGGCTCAACAAAACCTAAAAATTCTAATCGCGGAAAAGAAGGACATAAATCAAGAAAATCAACCGCATCAAAACAGAATAAAAAGCGTTGGTATTAA
- a CDS encoding formimidoylglutamase: MDKLLPFTIKDLGKITNHRSGEIKFGEKMLTIPANTDPIAFLQASEAKYVLFGIPEDVGIRANYGRPGAESAWKSAIKSIANIQHNRFSKGSSIIVLGEVDVREEMAEAKNLDFKVMDDRLKLSKLVEKIDKEVSHIIFNIIKAGKTPIIIGGGHNNSYGNIKGAALAKGKPVNAINFDAHSDFRILEGRHSGNGFSYAYEEGFLKKYFVFGLHENYTSKSVLDIIKKSEERVRYNTYDSIKIRNEKQFYQEMVASHEFIKTDYYGIEIDLDAIPNIPSSAMTLSGFSIEELRQFVAFFGKHRHAAYLHICEGAPDLGEEKNNHLIGHLIGYLVTDFIKANQ, translated from the coding sequence ATGGACAAACTTTTGCCTTTTACAATCAAAGATCTTGGAAAAATCACCAATCATAGAAGTGGTGAAATTAAGTTTGGAGAGAAAATGTTAACCATACCTGCAAATACAGATCCTATTGCCTTTCTGCAAGCTTCTGAAGCCAAATATGTACTTTTTGGCATACCAGAAGATGTTGGTATTCGAGCCAATTACGGACGCCCAGGTGCTGAATCTGCCTGGAAATCAGCTATTAAAAGTATTGCTAACATTCAACACAACCGCTTTTCAAAAGGAAGTTCTATTATTGTTTTAGGCGAAGTAGATGTGCGTGAAGAAATGGCTGAAGCCAAAAATTTGGACTTCAAAGTGATGGACGATCGATTAAAACTTAGCAAGCTTGTAGAAAAGATTGACAAAGAAGTTTCACATATTATTTTTAATATAATAAAAGCAGGAAAAACCCCTATAATTATCGGTGGAGGGCATAATAACTCCTACGGAAATATAAAAGGTGCTGCCTTAGCTAAAGGAAAACCTGTCAATGCCATTAATTTTGATGCTCACTCTGATTTTAGGATTCTGGAAGGACGTCACAGCGGAAACGGATTTTCATATGCTTATGAAGAAGGCTTTCTTAAAAAATATTTTGTCTTTGGTTTACATGAAAACTACACCTCTAAAAGTGTACTGGATATCATCAAAAAATCGGAAGAAAGAGTTCGTTACAACACCTACGACAGTATCAAAATCAGAAACGAAAAACAATTTTATCAAGAGATGGTTGCCTCTCATGAATTTATAAAAACTGATTATTATGGTATCGAAATAGACCTAGACGCTATACCTAACATCCCGAGTAGTGCTATGACTTTGAGTGGTTTCTCAATTGAAGAATTACGTCAGTTTGTTGCTTTTTTTGGTAAACACAGGCATGCTGCATACCTACATATATGTGAAGGCGCACCTGATTTGGGAGAGGAAAAGAACAATCACTTAATTGGCCATTTGATTGGTTATTTGGTGACTGATTTTATAAAAGCCAATCAGTAA
- a CDS encoding IS3 family transposase, protein MFACNLFGVDRQVYYRRIKRKVIKETKAIQAVSLVMDIRKSMPILGTKKSYLLLFDELKPMKIGRDKLFDILRANHLLIQPKRSYHITTNSHHRFRKHQNKILDLEINRPDQVWVSDITYIGKRDKPCYLSIVTDAYSKKIVGYYIANNMNTQSSVIALKMAIQQRKNKEVPLIHHSDRGLQYCANAYQKILSKNGILPSMTQNSDPYENAVAERINGILKQEFMIDKYNLDLKIMQKIVKESVDIYNELRPHYSNYMLTPNQMHVQNQIKMRTYKTKNTCKNVLASV, encoded by the coding sequence ATGTTCGCCTGTAATTTGTTCGGGGTAGACAGACAGGTTTATTATCGTAGAATTAAGAGGAAAGTTATTAAAGAAACTAAAGCAATTCAAGCAGTTTCATTGGTTATGGATATTAGAAAATCTATGCCTATATTAGGTACTAAGAAATCATATCTTCTGTTATTTGATGAGCTTAAACCAATGAAAATTGGTAGAGATAAATTATTTGATATACTGAGAGCCAATCACTTATTAATCCAACCAAAACGCAGTTATCACATAACTACTAATTCACATCATCGCTTTAGAAAACACCAAAATAAAATTCTAGATTTAGAAATAAATAGACCCGATCAAGTATGGGTTTCTGATATTACATACATTGGAAAAAGAGATAAGCCGTGTTATCTAAGTATCGTTACTGATGCTTATTCTAAAAAGATAGTGGGTTATTATATTGCTAACAATATGAACACCCAAAGCAGTGTTATAGCCTTAAAGATGGCTATACAGCAAAGAAAAAACAAGGAAGTACCTTTGATTCATCACTCAGATAGAGGATTGCAATATTGTGCAAATGCTTACCAAAAGATCTTAAGTAAAAATGGCATATTGCCAAGTATGACACAGAACTCTGATCCATATGAAAATGCAGTCGCTGAAAGAATAAATGGAATTCTAAAACAGGAATTTATGATTGATAAATATAATCTAGATTTGAAAATTATGCAGAAAATCGTAAAAGAATCAGTTGATATATATAACGAATTACGACCACATTATTCTAATTATATGCTGACACCAAATCAAATGCACGTACAGAATCAAATTAAAATGAGAACATATAAAACAAAAAACACTTGCAAAAACGTTCTTGCAAGTGTTTAA
- a CDS encoding transposase: protein MEKHEETRYVKRTQKDYSMSFKLQIVQEIERGITTISQVKKEYGIQSRATIVQWLRKFGNFDWENQTPFTMSKGPEQKIMELEAKVKLLEKQKSFLEQQAFVADKKAIIFDMMIDIAEKEYQIDIRKNSSPEQSTILSKKSSKQ from the coding sequence ATGGAAAAACATGAAGAAACACGCTATGTGAAGCGTACCCAAAAAGATTACTCAATGTCTTTTAAATTACAAATTGTTCAAGAAATTGAACGAGGAATTACTACTATTTCTCAAGTTAAAAAAGAATACGGGATTCAGTCTCGGGCTACTATTGTGCAATGGTTACGAAAATTTGGTAACTTTGATTGGGAAAACCAAACACCATTCACTATGTCAAAGGGACCAGAACAAAAGATAATGGAGCTTGAAGCCAAAGTAAAACTTCTGGAGAAGCAGAAGTCCTTTTTGGAACAACAAGCCTTTGTCGCAGATAAAAAAGCAATCATTTTTGATATGATGATTGATATTGCTGAGAAAGAATACCAAATTGATATCCGAAAAAACTCCTCACCCGAACAATCGACCATTTTAAGCAAAAAGAGCAGCAAACAATAA